The DNA segment TGATTGAGCCGTGATATCCAAGTGACTGTGAATAAAATAAAAATGAGAGTAGAAGAAGCATTTCTGAAACGTAGTTAAAAATACACGGTTTCAGAGGTGCTTCTAATATGGGAAAATATTAGGGGATCAGGTTGGGGTTCTATAATAGATGGAGTATTCAAGGAGTAACCCCTTCAAGTGATTTTAAATTCTGTTGAAGGAGGAAAAGGAAAGTGAAAAAGTATTATTATTACACTATTTTTCTAGTCCTAGTTTTGGTTATCTCAGCTTGTTCTTCCAAGACAACTACAGAGGAAGAAACGGAACCTGCTGAAACAAAAGAAAACGCTCAAACGGATCAGCAAACGGAACAGGCATCAGAACCTAAACCAGTCGATTGGGCATATGAAGGAGATACTGGTCCCAAACATTGGGGAATCTATCAAATGAGTTTGCTGCATGTGAAGAAGGTGATAAACAATCGCCGGTAAACATTAAATTCTCAGAGGTGGAGGAAGATCAGAACGTACCGGAAGTCCAATTTCAGTATGAACAAGCCACACCAAGTGTGATCAATAATGGCCATAGTATTCAATTCAATCTTCCCGCTGAAAAAAAGAGTAATTTTATCACAATGGATGGGGCAAAGTATGAGCTGAACCAATTTCATTTCCATACACCAAGTGAGCACCAGCTTAATGGCGAAAATTTGCCGATGGAAATGCATTTGGTTCATCAAAGTGCTAATGATGAATTGGCCGTGATTACCCTCATGATAGAAGAAGGGACAGAGAACAAGGAGCTTTCTAGTATTTGGGGTGAACTTCCAACGGAAACGATGGAGAAGGACATAAAGATGAAAGAATCTATTGAGTTAATGAAGCTTATACCGGAAAGTAGTTCAACGTTCTATTATAGTGGGTCTTTAACAACACCACCATGTTCCGAGGGTGTAAAATGGATTGTCTTTGAGAACCCAATTGAAATGTCTAAAGAACAGATTGAAGAGTTCAAACAAATCTTTCCAAATAATAACCGTCCTATTCAATCGCTGAATAAACGAGAGGTAATACAAAATAAATAAATTTTTCTGTCATGTATGTAAAGTAGATTTGCACCACTACTTTGAGCACAAATCCACTTTACATAAACAGTGAGCTACATGAAATCTTCTCATTGCTTTTGTTAGCAATGAGAAGATTTTATATTTAGGGAAAAACTATTCATTCACTCATTGGACTTCTTCATTCGTCGAATAATGGTGGTCAATATCATCAATGTGAATGAGCACCTGATCCCTTCCATGGTAAATATGCTCATGCATCGCCACGCGAGCCCGCTCCGTATCTTGTGCCTTTATGGCCTGAAGGATCGTTTTATGAACATCCAGCGAGTGTCTTAACTGGTATTCGTTAAACCAATAGAAGGACCGGAAAATTAACGGAACGACGACAACTTTAGATATATGAGAATGAATATGTTGATTTTGCGATGCTTTTATAATGGTGTCGTGGAATCTGTGATTGATCTCTAAAATATATTCAATGGTTGTCTCGCCAGATTCAAGATAGCTGTTGATGGCTTGCTCGTACACTTCATTGGCTGTTTTCATTTCTTGGATGTCTGAGTCTGTGCGATGGATGGCGGCTTGGGCAGCTGCGTACCCCTCTAAAAGTGTCCTTAAGTCATAAATTTGCTGAACATCCTTTTTCGTGAAATGACGGACACGTACGCCTCTTTTCATCGACACCGTTAGTCCTTCTGATTCCAATTGTTTCAAAGCCTCGCGGATCGGCGTTCGGCTGATTTGTAACTTTTTTGCTAAAAATTCTTCGGTTAATCGCATTTTTGGTGGAAATTCACCATGTAAGATGGCTTGTTTTATATATTCATATGCAGTCATGTTTGAACACCTCAACTCTATTGTATACAAATGGAATAAATGCTTCAATGCTAAATACATCACTGTATACAAAGGGCGGTATTTAAGGGCGATTATATACTGAAGTACACCTGTTTTAGTAAGTAGGTTGATTTTTTGTATACAAATTGCTAGGATAAAACACAAGATTCAGAAATTTATGATCAATTAACGAAAATGTTTAGGAAGATTTACCTTTATGAAATGGTTTAAGCGCATGAAGGAGAGCGCTATCAAAGCGGATTGAATTCATCCCCCCAGATCATTTATCCGTTTTTAAAAATACAACAAGAGGTGAGGTAACCATGGGTCAAAGCTTAGAAGGAGTTAAAGTCTTAGAATTAGGAAGTTTAATTGCTGGTCCATTTGCTGGGAGGTTAATGGCTGAATTCGGGGCAGATGTGATAAAAGTTGAGCCGCCGAAGAAAGGAGATCCACTGAGGGATTGGCGTCATATTTATGAGGGGACGTCACTCTGGTGGCGGCTTCAATCAAGGAATAAAAAGTCGATCACCGTTGACTTGAAAAGTGAAGAAGGGCAAGACATCATAAAATCACTGATCAAGGAATGTGATATTCTCATTGAAAATTTTCGGCCGGGTACATTGGAAAAATGGAATTTAGGCTATGAAGAACTATCTGCCATTAATCCCGGTCTGATTATGGTCAGGGTCTCCGGCTACGGTCAAACAGGTCCTTATCGGGACAAGGCTGGATTTGGCAGTATCGGTGAATCCATGGGAGGGCTTCGCCATATCACTGGTCATCCTGAAAGTACACCATCAAGGGTAGGGGTCAGCCTTGGAGATTCCCTTGCAGCGATGTATTCCGTGATTGGTGCGATGATGGCGATGTACCACCGTGATGGTAAAGGTAGTGGAAAAGGACAAATCATTGATGTAGCCCTTTATGAGGCTGTATTTAGTTTGATGGAAGGGTCACTTCCTGAGTTTGACAAGCTTGGTGCTGTTCGGGAGAGGACAGGATCGGCCTTGCCGGGGATCGCGCCTTCGAATACGTACCAATGCAATGATGGCAAATATATCGTCATCGGCGGAAATGGGGATGCCATTTTCAAACGGTTAATGAACGCGATTGGACAGCCGGATTTGGCCGAGGATGAGCGTTTTCAAAGTAATAGCGGACGATCTGCACACGCGGACTATCTAGATGAACTGATTGAAGCTTGGACAAAAACGGTTGATTTTGAAACCGCTTTAACTGTACTTGACGAGGCGAGAGTTCCGGCTGGACCGATTTACAGTATTGAAGATATCGTAAATGATCCCCATTACTTGAGCAGGGAAATGATTCAGAATTTCCAAATGAATGAAGAAGAATCACTGAAAATCCCAGGGGTTGTGCCGAAAATGAGTGAAACACCAGGTGAAACCAAATGGCTTGGCCCGGAGCTCGGTCAGCATACGGATGAAGTGATGAGAAGCCTGTTGACCTATGATGATGAGAAAATTCAGCAGTTAAAAGATAAAGGGATCATATAACAGAATCTTTAAGAGGATGTTCAAAAAGTCACCTAATGATAAACGGCGATGATAAACGGCGAATGTCTTCGTTGCTCGGTTTTTCCGGTCCTTACGTATGAAAAGCATACAGTTTGCGGTCCTCAAAACTTCCGCGCCTCGAACTTCTTGCGACGCGCAAGGAACGTGCCGATCTTTGTCGATGTTCTAATTTGGCAACTTTTTGAACACGTACTTTAAGGGAGGGAAGTCATTTTGCAAAGAATTTATATCCAGGAAGTGGCTACGAGGGATGGATTTCAAATTGAAGACCAGTTTGTGCCGACAGATCAAAAGATAGATTTGATTAATAGGATGGGTTCTTCAGGGCTCGACAAAATTGAAGTGACCTCCTTTGTTTCACCAAAAGCTGTTCCTAACTTAAAGGATGCCAAGGAAGTCATCGAAGGAATTGACCGCAAGCCTGACGTCACTTATACCACGTTAATTCCTAATGTGAAAGGGGCAGAACAAGCAGCAGAGTGTGAGGCAGACGAAGTCAATCTGGTCGCATCTGTCAGTGAAACACACAATATGAAAAATGTTCGTCGGAAGGTAGACGAATCCTTTTCCGATTTCAAAAACATTGCGAGCTTTCTATCAGGCACGGGGATCCAGATTAACGGTACGCTCGCGACGACGTTTGGCTGTCCGTTCGAGGGGAGAATCTCAGAAGACAGAGTGCTGACCTTGATTAATGAGTATTTAGAACTTGGAGCTGGCGGGATTACCCTCGCTGATACGACTGGGATGGGCACACCGAAGCAAGTCTATAAATTGTGTGAAAAGGTGTTAACCCGTTGGCCGAACCTGCCGATTACACTGCATTTCCATAATACAAGAGGAATGGGACTAGCCAATGTTATCGAAGGGATTCGCGCGGG comes from the Halobacillus shinanisalinarum genome and includes:
- a CDS encoding carbonic anhydrase; its protein translation is MGNLSNEFAACEEGDKQSPVNIKFSEVEEDQNVPEVQFQYEQATPSVINNGHSIQFNLPAEKKSNFITMDGAKYELNQFHFHTPSEHQLNGENLPMEMHLVHQSANDELAVITLMIEEGTENKELSSIWGELPTETMEKDIKMKESIELMKLIPESSSTFYYSGSLTTPPCSEGVKWIVFENPIEMSKEQIEEFKQIFPNNNRPIQSLNKREVIQNK
- a CDS encoding GntR family transcriptional regulator; its protein translation is MTAYEYIKQAILHGEFPPKMRLTEEFLAKKLQISRTPIREALKQLESEGLTVSMKRGVRVRHFTKKDVQQIYDLRTLLEGYAAAQAAIHRTDSDIQEMKTANEVYEQAINSYLESGETTIEYILEINHRFHDTIIKASQNQHIHSHISKVVVVPLIFRSFYWFNEYQLRHSLDVHKTILQAIKAQDTERARVAMHEHIYHGRDQVLIHIDDIDHHYSTNEEVQ
- a CDS encoding CaiB/BaiF CoA transferase family protein; its protein translation is MGQSLEGVKVLELGSLIAGPFAGRLMAEFGADVIKVEPPKKGDPLRDWRHIYEGTSLWWRLQSRNKKSITVDLKSEEGQDIIKSLIKECDILIENFRPGTLEKWNLGYEELSAINPGLIMVRVSGYGQTGPYRDKAGFGSIGESMGGLRHITGHPESTPSRVGVSLGDSLAAMYSVIGAMMAMYHRDGKGSGKGQIIDVALYEAVFSLMEGSLPEFDKLGAVRERTGSALPGIAPSNTYQCNDGKYIVIGGNGDAIFKRLMNAIGQPDLAEDERFQSNSGRSAHADYLDELIEAWTKTVDFETALTVLDEARVPAGPIYSIEDIVNDPHYLSREMIQNFQMNEEESLKIPGVVPKMSETPGETKWLGPELGQHTDEVMRSLLTYDDEKIQQLKDKGII
- a CDS encoding hydroxymethylglutaryl-CoA lyase → MQRIYIQEVATRDGFQIEDQFVPTDQKIDLINRMGSSGLDKIEVTSFVSPKAVPNLKDAKEVIEGIDRKPDVTYTTLIPNVKGAEQAAECEADEVNLVASVSETHNMKNVRRKVDESFSDFKNIASFLSGTGIQINGTLATTFGCPFEGRISEDRVLTLINEYLELGAGGITLADTTGMGTPKQVYKLCEKVLTRWPNLPITLHFHNTRGMGLANVIEGIRAGVIRFDASLGGLGGCPFAPGATGNICTEDLVHMLAFMDYEMRVDLDQLIDTAKRLETILQREVPGQIIKAGKITDLHSVSYS